Proteins from a genomic interval of Rhinoraja longicauda isolate Sanriku21f chromosome 16, sRhiLon1.1, whole genome shotgun sequence:
- the LOC144600788 gene encoding putative G-protein coupled receptor 139, producing MHAPPRGLLYAIYYTALAVFAIPVNLTAIVILSRGKCGLSKCISRYLLSMAVTDLLVIITAVLLNRIPGIYFPGSFLSVTPVCSFSITLIYAARDCSVWLTVSFTFDRFVAICCQELKTKYCTERTAAVVVGTVCVLGCLVNIPWYFLHEPIYIIDNVPWNCRLKDLRYSSPTWAAFQWIDRILTPCLPFFLVLFLNALTVRYILAASRARKRLLVQTNGQKQNDPEMESRRKSIVLLFTISGCFILLWMAYVGQFFIERFQINYKIKGFSDPKFIFLETANMLQMLSCCTNTFIYAVTQRKFREQVMAVVKYPCIRLSTIFQ from the exons ATGCACGCCCCGCCCAGAGGACTGCTCTACGCTATTTACTACACTGCACTTGCAGTCTTCGCAATCCCAG TCAATTTAacagcgattgtgatcctgtctcgaggaaagtgcggcctctccaaatGTATCTCTCGGTACCTGCTGTCCATGGCGGTGACGGATCTCCTGGTGATTATCACGGCAGTGTTACTAAATAGGATTCCTGGTATTTATTTCCCAGGTAGTTTCTTGTCTGTTACACCCGTATGTAGTTTCAGCATCACACTCATTTATGCGGCCAGAGATTGTTCCGTATGGTTAACCGtctctttcacctttgatcgatttgtggccatttgctgccaggaactgaaaacaaaatattgcaccgaaaGGACGGCCGCCGTGGTCGTCGGAACAGTTTGTGTTTTGGGCTGCCTGGTGAACATTCCCTGGTACTTCTTACACGAACCGATCTACATAATTGACAACGTCCCTTGGAATTGCAGACTAAAGGATCTGCGGTATTCCTCTCCAACGTGGGCAGCTTTTCAGTGGATCGACCGCATCTTAACCCCTTGCCTCCCGTTCTTCCTCGTGCTGTTCCTCAACGCTTTGACCGTCAGGTATATTCTCGCGGCCAGTCGAGCCCGAAAGAGGCTCCTGGTGCAGACTAACGGCCAGAAACAGAacgacccggagatggagagtcgGAGGAAGTCCATTGTACTGCTCTTTACCATTTCAGGTTGCTTTATCCTGCTGTGGATGGCCTATGTAGGGCAATTCTTCATTGAACGATTCCAAATTAATTATAAAATCAAAGGGTTTAGCGACCCTAAATTTATTTTTTTGGAAACTGCTAATATGCTTCAAATGTTAAGTTGTTGTACAAATACCTTTATTTATGCAGTAACTCAGAGGAAATTCAGGGAGCAGGTAATGGCCGTTGTAAAATATCCGTGCATCCGATTAAGTACAATATTTCAATaa